In a single window of the Phocoena sinus isolate mPhoSin1 chromosome 7, mPhoSin1.pri, whole genome shotgun sequence genome:
- the EIF4E2 gene encoding eukaryotic translation initiation factor 4E type 2 isoform X5, whose protein sequence is MNNKFDALKDDDSGDHDQNEENSTQKDGEKEKTERDRSQSSSKRKVEQFWRFYSHMVRPGDLTGHSDFHLFKEGIKPMWEDDANKNGGKWIIRLRKGLASRCWENLILAMLGEQFMVGEEICGAVVSVRFQEDIISIWNKTASDQATTARIRDTLRRVLNLPPNTIMEYKTHTDSIKAWEEFHGLVNSSGR, encoded by the exons ATTGAAAGATGACGACAGTGGGGACCACGATCAGAATGAAGAAAACAGCACACAGAAAGATGGTGAGAAGGAAAAAACGGAACGAGACAGGAGTCAGAGCAGCAGCAAGAGGAAG GTGGAGCAGTTCTGGAGGTTTTACAGCCACATGGTACGTCCCGGGGACCTGACAGGCCACAGTGACTTCCATCTCTTCAAAGAAGGAATTAAACCCATGTGGGAG GATGATGCAAATAAAAATGGTGGCAAGTGGATTATTCGGCTGCGGAAGGGCTTGGCATCCCGTTGCTGGGAGAATCTCATCCTGGCCATGTTGGGGGAACAGTTCATGGTTGGGGAGGAGATCTGTGGGGCTGTGGTCTCTGTCCGGTTTCAG GAGGACATTATTTCAATATGGAATAAGACTGCCAGCGACCAAGCCACCACAGCCCGCATCCGGGATACGCTTCGGCGAGTGCTTAACCTACCTCCCAACACCATTATGGAGTACAAAACCCACACCGACAGCATCAA ggcctgggaggagtTTCATGGCCTGGTGAACAGCAGCGGCCGCTGA
- the EIF4E2 gene encoding eukaryotic translation initiation factor 4E type 2 isoform X2: MNNKFDALKDDDSGDHDQNEENSTQKDGEKEKTERDRSQSSSKRKAVVPGPAEHPLQYNYTFWYSRRTPGRPTSSQSYEQNIKQIGTFASVEQFWRFYSHMVRPGDLTGHSDFHLFKEGIKPMWEDDANKNGGKWIIRLRKGLASRCWENLILAMLGEQFMVGEEICGAVVSVRFQEDIISIWNKTASDQATTARIRDTLRRVLNLPPNTIMEYKTHTDSIKAWEEFHGLVNSSGR, translated from the exons ATTGAAAGATGACGACAGTGGGGACCACGATCAGAATGAAGAAAACAGCACACAGAAAGATGGTGAGAAGGAAAAAACGGAACGAGACAGGAGTCAGAGCAGCAGCAAGAGGAAG GCTGTTGTCCCTGGGCCAGCAGAGCACCCCCTGCAGTATAACTACACTTTCTGGTACTCCAGGAGAACCCCTGGCCGTCCCACCAGCTCACAGAGCTACGAACAGAATATCAAACAGATTGGCACCTTTGCCTCT GTGGAGCAGTTCTGGAGGTTTTACAGCCACATGGTACGTCCCGGGGACCTGACAGGCCACAGTGACTTCCATCTCTTCAAAGAAGGAATTAAACCCATGTGGGAG GATGATGCAAATAAAAATGGTGGCAAGTGGATTATTCGGCTGCGGAAGGGCTTGGCATCCCGTTGCTGGGAGAATCTCATCCTGGCCATGTTGGGGGAACAGTTCATGGTTGGGGAGGAGATCTGTGGGGCTGTGGTCTCTGTCCGGTTTCAG GAGGACATTATTTCAATATGGAATAAGACTGCCAGCGACCAAGCCACCACAGCCCGCATCCGGGATACGCTTCGGCGAGTGCTTAACCTACCTCCCAACACCATTATGGAGTACAAAACCCACACCGACAGCATCAA ggcctgggaggagtTTCATGGCCTGGTGAACAGCAGCGGCCGCTGA
- the EIF4E2 gene encoding eukaryotic translation initiation factor 4E type 2 isoform X1 codes for MNNKFDALKDDDSGDHDQNEENSTQKDGEKEKTERDRSQSSSKRKAVVPGPAEHPLQYNYTFWYSRRTPGRPTSSQSYEQNIKQIGTFASVEQFWRFYSHMVRPGDLTGHSDFHLFKEGIKPMWEDDANKNGGKWIIRLRKGLASRCWENLILAMLGEQFMVGEEICGAVVSVRFQEDIISIWNKTASDQATTARIRDTLRRVLNLPPNTIMEYKTHTDSIKMPGRLGPQRLLFQNLWKPRLNVP; via the exons ATTGAAAGATGACGACAGTGGGGACCACGATCAGAATGAAGAAAACAGCACACAGAAAGATGGTGAGAAGGAAAAAACGGAACGAGACAGGAGTCAGAGCAGCAGCAAGAGGAAG GCTGTTGTCCCTGGGCCAGCAGAGCACCCCCTGCAGTATAACTACACTTTCTGGTACTCCAGGAGAACCCCTGGCCGTCCCACCAGCTCACAGAGCTACGAACAGAATATCAAACAGATTGGCACCTTTGCCTCT GTGGAGCAGTTCTGGAGGTTTTACAGCCACATGGTACGTCCCGGGGACCTGACAGGCCACAGTGACTTCCATCTCTTCAAAGAAGGAATTAAACCCATGTGGGAG GATGATGCAAATAAAAATGGTGGCAAGTGGATTATTCGGCTGCGGAAGGGCTTGGCATCCCGTTGCTGGGAGAATCTCATCCTGGCCATGTTGGGGGAACAGTTCATGGTTGGGGAGGAGATCTGTGGGGCTGTGGTCTCTGTCCGGTTTCAG GAGGACATTATTTCAATATGGAATAAGACTGCCAGCGACCAAGCCACCACAGCCCGCATCCGGGATACGCTTCGGCGAGTGCTTAACCTACCTCCCAACACCATTATGGAGTACAAAACCCACACCGACAGCATCAA AATGCCAGGCAGGCTGGGCCCCCAAAGGCTCCTTTTTCAAAACCTCTGGAAGCCGCGGTTGAATGTGCCATGA
- the EIF4E2 gene encoding eukaryotic translation initiation factor 4E type 2 isoform X3 yields MNNKFDALKDDDSGDHDQNEENSTQKDGEKEKTERDRSQSSSKRKAVVPGPAEHPLQYNYTFWYSRRTPGRPTSSQSYEQNIKQIGTFASVEQFWRFYSHMVRPGDLTGHSDFHLFKEGIKPMWEDDANKNGGKWIIRLRKGLASRCWENLILAMLGEQFMVGEEICGAVVSVRFQEDIISIWNKTASDQATTARIRDTLRRVLNLPPNTIMEYKTHTDSIKDNSSFRNTKITL; encoded by the exons ATTGAAAGATGACGACAGTGGGGACCACGATCAGAATGAAGAAAACAGCACACAGAAAGATGGTGAGAAGGAAAAAACGGAACGAGACAGGAGTCAGAGCAGCAGCAAGAGGAAG GCTGTTGTCCCTGGGCCAGCAGAGCACCCCCTGCAGTATAACTACACTTTCTGGTACTCCAGGAGAACCCCTGGCCGTCCCACCAGCTCACAGAGCTACGAACAGAATATCAAACAGATTGGCACCTTTGCCTCT GTGGAGCAGTTCTGGAGGTTTTACAGCCACATGGTACGTCCCGGGGACCTGACAGGCCACAGTGACTTCCATCTCTTCAAAGAAGGAATTAAACCCATGTGGGAG GATGATGCAAATAAAAATGGTGGCAAGTGGATTATTCGGCTGCGGAAGGGCTTGGCATCCCGTTGCTGGGAGAATCTCATCCTGGCCATGTTGGGGGAACAGTTCATGGTTGGGGAGGAGATCTGTGGGGCTGTGGTCTCTGTCCGGTTTCAG GAGGACATTATTTCAATATGGAATAAGACTGCCAGCGACCAAGCCACCACAGCCCGCATCCGGGATACGCTTCGGCGAGTGCTTAACCTACCTCCCAACACCATTATGGAGTACAAAACCCACACCGACAGCATCAA
- the EIF4E2 gene encoding eukaryotic translation initiation factor 4E type 2 isoform X4 — MNNKFDALKDDDSGDHDQNEENSTQKDGEKEKTERDRSQSSSKRKVEQFWRFYSHMVRPGDLTGHSDFHLFKEGIKPMWEDDANKNGGKWIIRLRKGLASRCWENLILAMLGEQFMVGEEICGAVVSVRFQEDIISIWNKTASDQATTARIRDTLRRVLNLPPNTIMEYKTHTDSIKMPGRLGPQRLLFQNLWKPRLNVP, encoded by the exons ATTGAAAGATGACGACAGTGGGGACCACGATCAGAATGAAGAAAACAGCACACAGAAAGATGGTGAGAAGGAAAAAACGGAACGAGACAGGAGTCAGAGCAGCAGCAAGAGGAAG GTGGAGCAGTTCTGGAGGTTTTACAGCCACATGGTACGTCCCGGGGACCTGACAGGCCACAGTGACTTCCATCTCTTCAAAGAAGGAATTAAACCCATGTGGGAG GATGATGCAAATAAAAATGGTGGCAAGTGGATTATTCGGCTGCGGAAGGGCTTGGCATCCCGTTGCTGGGAGAATCTCATCCTGGCCATGTTGGGGGAACAGTTCATGGTTGGGGAGGAGATCTGTGGGGCTGTGGTCTCTGTCCGGTTTCAG GAGGACATTATTTCAATATGGAATAAGACTGCCAGCGACCAAGCCACCACAGCCCGCATCCGGGATACGCTTCGGCGAGTGCTTAACCTACCTCCCAACACCATTATGGAGTACAAAACCCACACCGACAGCATCAA AATGCCAGGCAGGCTGGGCCCCCAAAGGCTCCTTTTTCAAAACCTCTGGAAGCCGCGGTTGAATGTGCCATGA